Proteins found in one Pseudochaenichthys georgianus chromosome 13, fPseGeo1.2, whole genome shotgun sequence genomic segment:
- the LOC117457433 gene encoding extracellular calcium-sensing receptor-like, with product MFKDGDIMLGGIFSFHNSWKNRRDSYMDKPLPLQCTSLDFRGFQFAQAMLFAVEEINNSTDLLPGISLGYRIYDSCGSIAKSVRVALAFANGNEVVSQPSEVPCTRPAQVQAIMGETSSSPCMAMATAIGPFHIPMISHFATCACLSDKSKYPSFLRTIPSDYYQSRALAQLVKHFGWTWVGAMRTNDDYGNNGMATFTETAQQLGICLEYSVSFFRTDPPDKIQKIIDIIKASTSKVIFAFLSYMDLEVILHAFSHHNLTGYQWIGSESWIFDSQTAVVDKHHILDGAIGLSIPKAHVSGMREFMLDVRPLNVSSNEMFTTFYETLFSCKFKQSKSSSRNEKECTGREDLTEVQNSFTDMSLMPIFNNVYKGVYAAAHAFHFILSCNKTCNTKVQLDPFTILKHIRTIQFKTKEGEEVYFNENGDPAAKYEIINWKPRENDIVEFVTVGFYDASLPENKQLHLQNESITWTQNSQQVPVSVCSEKCLPGTRKVLQKGMPVCCYDCIRCAEGDISNITDSVTCVRCHPEFWSNERRDACVKKEAEFLSYEEIMGALLTAASLFGTCITAVVAFIFFRYRNTPIVRANNSELSFLLLFSLTLCFLCSLTFIGRPSDLSCMLRHTAFGITFVLCISCVLGKTIVVLMAFRATFPGSNRMKWFGPAQQKLTVLGFTLIQVMICILWLTISPPFLFKNFKDFKDKIILECALGSALGFWSVLGYIGLLAILCFILAFLARKLPDNFNEAKFITFSMLIFCAVWITFIPAYVSSPGKFSVAVEIFAILSSSFGLLFCIFIPKCYIILLKPERNTKKYIMGKGALK from the exons ATGTTTAAGGATGGGGACATAATGTTGGGGGGAATCTTCTCTTTCCACAACAGCTGGAAGAACAGACGGGATTCCTACATGGACAAACCACTGCCACTGCAATGCACCAG CTTGGATTTCAGAGGGTTCCAGTTTGCCCAGGCTATGCTATTTGCCGTAGAGGAGATTAATAACAGCACGGACCTATTGCCTGGCATCTCTCTGGGCTATAGGATCTATGATTCCTGTGGCTCAATTGCCAAAAGTGTGAGGGTTGCATTGGCCTTTGCAAATGGTAATGAAGTTGTATCACAACCCTCTGAAGTACCATGTACAAGACCTGCCCAAGTGCAGGCCATTATGGGAGaaacttcttcctctccttGCATGGCTATGGCTACTGCCATCGGACCCTTTCATATTCCAATG atCAGCCACTTTGCTACTTGTGCCTGTCTCAGTGATAAATCCAAGTACCCATCCTTCCTCAGAACAATACCCAGTGACTACTACCAGAGCAGAGCCCTGGCACAGCTGGTTAAGCATTTTGGTTGGACATGGGTTGGAGCTATGAGAACAAATGATGATTATGGAAACAACGGTATGGCCACATTCACAGAAACGGCCCAGCAGCTTGGCATCTGTCTTGAGTACTCTGTGTCCTTCTTTAGAACCGATCCACCAGACAAAATACAAAAGATAATTGACATTATCAAGGCTTCCACTTCCAAGGTGATCTTTGCTTTCCTCTCTTATATGGATTTGGAAGTCATACTCCATGCATTTTCTCACCACAACTTGACTGGGTACCAGTGGATAGGCTCTGAGAGCTGGATCTTTGATTCTCAAACTGCAGTCGTGGATAAGCATCACATTCTAGACGGTGCTATCGGCCTGTCCATCCCCAAAGCACATGTCAGTGGCATGAGGGAGTTCATGTTGGATGTGAGGCCGCTCAATGTATCTAGTAATGAAATGTTTACAACGTTTTATGAGACGTTATTTAGTTGTAAGTTCAAGCAGTCAAAGTCTTCATCAAGAAATGAGAAAGAATGTACTGGACGTGAAGATTTGACTGAAGTGCAAAACAGCTTCACTGATATGTCTCTGATGCCTATCTTTAACAATGTCTATAAAGGAGTGTATGCTGCGGCCCACGCATTTCATTTTATCCTCAGCTGTAACAAAACATGTAACACCAAGGTGCAGCTAGATCCATTTACG ATTTTAAAGCACATAAGAACTATTCAGTTTAAAACAAAGGAAGGAGAAGAGGTTTACTTCAATGAAAATGGAGACCCAGCAGCAAAGTATGAAATTATAAATTGGAAGCCAAGAGAAAATGACATTGTGGAGTTTGTCACAGTTGGCTTTTATGATGCATCTTTACCTGAAAACAAACAGCTACATCTGCAAAATGAGTCTATAACTTGGACACAGAACTCCCAACAG GTGCCCGTGTCAGTTTGCAGTGAAAAATGTCTTCCAGGAACTCGCAAGGTTCTCCAAAAAGGAATGCCTGTCTGCTGCTATGACTGTATAAGATGTGCAGAGGGAGACATCAGCAACATTACAG ATTCTGTCACCTGTGTGCGGTGTCACCCTGAGTTCTGGTCAAATGAAAGAAGAGATGCCTGTGTAAAGAAGGAGGCAGAGTTTCTGTCATATGAAGAGATTATGGGAGCGCTGCTCACTGCAGCATCCTTATTTGGAACATGCATCACAGCTGTTGTGGCATTCATTTTCTTCAGATACAGGAACACTCCAATTGTCAGGGCTAACAACTCTGAGCTGAGCTTCCTGCTGCTCTTCTCCTTGActctgtgtttcctgtgttCTCTGACCTTCATTGGTCGGCCCTCAGATTTGTCCTGCATGCTGCGACACACAGCATTCGGCATCACCTTTGTCCTTTGTATCTCTTGTGTTCTGGGGAAAACTATAGTGGTGCTAATGGCCTTCAGGGCTACATTTCCAGGCAGTAATAGGATGAAGTGGTTTGGGCCTGCCCAGCAGAAACTAACTGTTCTGGGTTTCACTCTAATACAAGTAATGATATGTATCCTCTGGTTAACAATTTCTCCTCCTTTTCTATTTAAGAATTTTAAAGACTTCAAAGACAAAATAATCTTAGAGTGTGCTTTGGGCTCAGCTTTGGGCTTTTGGTCTGTACTTGGGTACATAGGACTACTGGCCATTTTATGTTTCATTCTTGCTTTTCTGGCACGGAAACTGCCTGATAACTTTAATGAAGCCAAGTTTATAACCTTTAGCATGCTGATATTCTGCGCTGTATGGATCACTTTCATCCCAGCGTATGTAAGCTCTCCTGGAAAGTTTAGTGTTGCTGTAGAGATATTTGCTATTCTGTCCTCCAGTTTTGGACTGCTCTTTTGTATTTTCATCCCAAAATGTTATATCATCTTACTCAAACCAGAgaggaatacaaaaaaatatataatgggAAAGGGAGCCCTAAAATAA